A genome region from Camelina sativa cultivar DH55 chromosome 10, Cs, whole genome shotgun sequence includes the following:
- the LOC104719386 gene encoding uncharacterized protein LOC104719386, producing MSVACGLECVFCVGFSRWIWKRCTHVGSDDSATWTSATPEEFEPIPRISRVILAVYEPDLRNPKISPSLGSFDLNPDWVIKRVTHEKTQGRSPPYIIYVDHNHREIVLAIRGLNLAKESDYKILLDNKLGQKMLGGGFVHRGLLKSAAWVLNQESETLRRVWEENGKEYDLVFAGHSLGSGVAALMAVLVVNTPAMIGCIPRSKIRCFALAPARCMSLNLAVKYADVIFSVILQDDFLPRTATPLEDIFKSLFCLPCLLFLVCLRDTFIPEGRKLRDPRRLYAPGRIYHIVERKFCRCGRFPPEVRTAIPVDGRFEHIVLSSNATSDHAILWIEREAEKALQILREKSSETVVTVPPKEKRMERLNTLEKEHKDALERAVSLNIPHAVSTAEEEEECSNGEASAESKTKKKNWDEVVEKLFHRSNSGEFVFNDNVAPER from the exons atgtcagtaGCTTGTGGACTAGAATGCGTATTCTGCGTAGGATTCAGTCGGTGGATATGGAAACGATGCACACACGTAGGCTCCGACGACAGTGCCACATGGACATCAGCAACACCCGAAGAGTTCGAACCAATCCCAAGGATCAGCCGCGTGATCCTCGCCGTCTACGAACCCGATCTCAGAAACCCAAAAATCTCACCTTCACTTGGATCCTTCGATCTAAACCCTGACTGGGTCATCAAACGTGTGACCCACGAAAAAACCCAAGGCAGATCTCCACCTTACATCATCTACGTCGACCACAATCACCGTGAGATCGTACTAGCCATCCGTGGCTTGAACTTAGCTAAAGAGAGCGATTACAAGATTCTATTAGATAACAAGTTGGGTCAGAAGATGCTCGGTGGTGGGTTCGTGCATCGTGGGCTTTTGAAATCTGCGGCTTGGGTTCTGAATCAAGAGTCTGAGACGCTTAGGAGAGTTTGGGAAGAAAATGGTAAAGAGTACGATTTGGTTTTCGCTGGTCACTCTTTGGGGTCTGGTGTTGCGGCGTTGATGGCGGTTTTGGTTGTGAATACTCCGGCGATGATCGGTTGTATTCCGAGGAGTAAGATTCGGTGTTTTGCTTTGGCTCCGGCGAGGTGTATGTCTCTTAATCTCGCCGTTAAGTATGCTGACGTCATCTTCTCCGTTATTTTACAg GATGATTTTTTACCAAGAACAGCGACACCATTAGAGGATATATTCAAGTCACTATTCTG CTTGCCTTGCTTGTTGTTTCTAGTTTGTTTGAGGGACACTTTTATACCGGAAGGTCGGAAACTAAGAGATCCTAGAAGACTTTATGCTCCCGGTCGAATTTATCATATCGTTGAGCGAAAATTTTGCAG ATGTGGAAGGTTTCCTCCTGAAGTGAGAACAGCGATTCCAGTGGATGGTAGATTTGAACATATTGTATTATCGTCGAATGCAACGTCTGATCATGCTATTCTATGGATTGAAAGAGAAGCAGAAAAGGCATTGCAg ATattgagagagaagagttcAGAGACAGTGGTAACAGTGCcaccaaaagagaagagaatggaGAGGCTTAACACTTTAGAGAAAGAGCACAAAGATGCATTGGAGAGAGCGGTGAGTCTAAATATCCCTCACGCAGTGTCCAccgcggaagaagaagaagaatgtagTAATGGAGAAGCATCCGCGGAGtcaaaaacgaagaagaagaattgggaTGAAGTTGTGGAGAAGCTTTTCCATCGAAGCAATTCTGGAGAATTCGTATTCAACGACAATGTTGCTCCTGAGAGGTAG